In Haliscomenobacter hydrossis DSM 1100, the DNA window AGAGGCGAAGCCTCAAAAAGTGCGAAGCGCATAAACGTAGTGGTCGTCGTGTATGTCATGGTTAAATTAAAGCAGTGAAGCTGCAAAAAAATGCTTGGTATTTCTAACTGCTCATGGCTATAGTTTATGCATCCAACATCCCTAAAACTCAAACACATACTCCCCACTCCCCACTTCAACAACCACCCCCTTCGCCGAATTCTTCGCATTCGCCACCGGGTTTCCACCTTCCCGAACCGCGCTCGCATCTTTCGTCGGTAGCGTCACCGTGGCCGTAGTATTCGCCGGAATTTTGACCGTCAGTTTGATCTTTTCTCCTTGGCGTTCCCAACCAGAGACAATCTCGCCGTAGCTGCTTTGGAAGCTTGCTTTGGCAAAGCTCAGTTTAGGCGTAGGCTGCGGTTGGATCAGGATGTGTTTATAAGCCACTTGCCCAATCTCCAGGCCAGCAGTTACGCGGTACATCCAGTCTCCGATGGCCCCGTAGGCGTAGTGGTTGAAGGAGTTCATGCCCGCGTCCTGGAAGCTGCTGTCGGGCTTGATGCCGTCCCAGCGCTCCCAGATGGTGGTTGCGCCCATTTTGACCGGGTACAACCAGGAAGGATAAGACTCCTGAAACAAGAGATCGTAGGCCACGTCGGTATGCCCATTGTCCGACAAAACATGGCAGAGATGTGGCGTGCCCAAAAAACCCGTAGACAAGTGGTTGCCGCGTGACTTGATGTCGCGTACCAACTGCGCGGTAGCCGCAGCCCGGTTTTTTTCTTCAAACAAATTGAAATTCAAACCCAGCACGTACGACGTTTGGGAATCCGAAATGGTACGCCCCGAAGCCGCCACGTATTCGTGGTTGAAGGCTTTTTTGATTTTGTCGAACAAGGCTGCATATTTGGCTTCATCCGTTTTTTTGCCCAAAACCTGGGCTGTTTTGCGTAGAATCTCGACTGAGTTGGCGTAGAAAGCTGTGGCGATGTAATCCGGATCGGTGTAGCCGCTTTTTTCGGTAGGGTTACTGATTTGAGCTTGATAAAACAGCCAGTCGCCAAAGTGGGGTCCCCCTTTCCAAAGGCCGTCGGGGGCCTTGGTTGTGATCCAGGCTACCCATTTTTCCATGGAGTTGTACTGCCGTTCCAGCAGGCGTTGGTCGCCGTACACCTGGTACAGGTTCCAGGGCGCAATGGTGCACACGTCGCCCCAACCAGAAGAGCCAGTGATGTTCTTCTTTTCTTTGCGTTGCAGCACATCGGGGATGACGTGGGGCACGCCGCCGTTTTCACCCTGATCGGCAATCAGGTCATTCAGCCATTTGTTGAAAAAGCCCGCCACCTGATAGTTGTAGGCGGCAGTGCGGGAGAAGGCCTGCGCATCACCCGTCCAGCCCAGGCGTTCGTCGCGTTGGGGGCAGTCGGTGGGCACATCCAAAAAGTTGCCGCGTTGGCCCCACTGGATGTTGCTTTGCAATTGGTTCAGGAGAGGGTTGGAACAAGTAAAATCCCCGGTCTTCTTGATGTCGCTGTGGATCACCACAGCGGTAAAGTTTTCGGCGCTCAAGTTACCGGGATAGTTGATGATTTTGATGTAGCGAAAACCCATGAAGGTAAAATGCGGTTCAAAAGTCTCTTCTCCAACTCCTTTGAGGGTGTAATTCAATTCACACTTGGCGTGGCGCAGGTTGGTCGTATAAAAATTGCCTTTTTTATCCAATACTTCGGCGTGTTGGATGGTCACCGTCGTTCCGGCTGGGCCCGTGACTTTGAAGCGGATCCATCCGGTGATGTTTTGTCCAAAATCGATGACTTTGTCCCCCTGTGGCGTGGTAATGATTTTTTGGGGCTTGAGTTCCTGAATGCGTCGAACCGGTGGTCCCTGAGGTGCGATGAGGTTGTTTTTAGGAAAACTAACCACGTTTACCGCCCACCAGCCCTTATCGTCAAAGCCTGGTTTGGACCAATTGGGGATTTCCATGCGGGCATCATAGGTTTCACCATTGTACAAATCGGCCATACGAATGGCACTATTGTTTTGCGCTTTCCAGGAAGCATCGGTACCTATGATCTGTTGAGAACCATCCGTGTAAGTGACGACCAATTGTGCCAGTAGCCCCAACTTTTCTCCATATACATTGCGGTTGTCTTCCCAGGCGAGATAACCCCGGTACCAGCCGTCGCCGAGTACAGCCCCGATGGCGTTGGCACCCGGAGTGAGCAGGTTGCTCACATCATACACGAAGTACTGCAAGTGATCCTGATAGGCGGTCCATCCAGGCGTAAACAGATCTTCGCCCACTTTTTTTCCGTTGATGACCATAAAATTGAGGCCATGGCTGGTGGCGTATAGGCGGGCAGACTGGATTTTTTTGCGCAAGCTGAATTCCTTACGCGTCAATGGAGGTGGGGGCATCGATTTGGTATTGACCGTCAATTCCGGCTCAATCCAGGAAGCCTTCCAATCCTCGGGATTGAGTAGCCCCATTTCCCACCAGGCGGCTTCACTCCAGAGGGATTCGTTATTTTGGTTGTCCCAGACCTTGACCTGCCAGTAATAACGTTTGGCACTTTGCAGCGCTGGTCCGGCGTATTCCTGGAGAATAGATTGGGCGGAAGGTATTTTTCCCGAATCCCAAATCAGGCTTTTTTTGCCAAAATCTGCCGTACTCGCTACCCGGATTTGGTAGGCGGTTTGCAGGATGTTCCGTTGTGGACTGTTCAGTTTCCAACTCAGGCGGGGTTTTTTGGCATCCAATGGCATGGGGTTGACGAGGTGTTCACAAGTCAGGCTGTTGACGGCCACCTGGGCATGTGCGCTGACAGTAAGCCCCAATAGAATAAGTAGTAGATAGAGCGATCTCATGTTTTGAAAAAGGTTTATGGTTGTGTAAGTTGTATCTTCGCGCCAATAAAGTAAGCAAAAAGGCTGGATAAAATGGACATCATTTACTTTTTCGAACTCCTGGGGACTTTTGTATTTGCCATCAGCGGAATGGCGAGTGCTGCGGAAAAAAAATTCGACATCTTTGGCGGGGCCATTATCGGTTGGGCTACTGCTGTGGGCGGTGGCACCATTCGGGATGTGATGATCGGTCGACTCCCCGTAGGGTGGATGCGGGACACCAATTTTTTGTTCGCCATCCTCGCCGCCCTGCCCGTGGTTTATTTTTTTCGCAAAACCATTTTGCGTTTTCCCCGCACCTTTTTGTGGTTCGATAGTTTGGGCATTGGTTTATTCACGGTTTTGGGTCTAGAAAGAACCCTTGCCTTGGGGCTTGATCCAGCCGTGGCAGTGGTTATGGGGGCCGTTTCCGCTACTTTTGGCGGGGTACTTCGCGACTTGTTGTGCAACGAAATTCCACTCTTGTTTCAGCCCAAAACTGAATTGTATGTCACCGTGTGTTTATTGGGTGGGTTGTTCTATTTGTTCCTGGGGTTATTTGGGCTCGATTACCGCTGGAAAATGATCATCACCATCCTTGTGGTGTTTAGCCTTCGGCAGTTGGCGGTGAGTTACCAGTGGCG includes these proteins:
- a CDS encoding glycoside hydrolase family 78 protein gives rise to the protein MRSLYLLLILLGLTVSAHAQVAVNSLTCEHLVNPMPLDAKKPRLSWKLNSPQRNILQTAYQIRVASTADFGKKSLIWDSGKIPSAQSILQEYAGPALQSAKRYYWQVKVWDNQNNESLWSEAAWWEMGLLNPEDWKASWIEPELTVNTKSMPPPPLTRKEFSLRKKIQSARLYATSHGLNFMVINGKKVGEDLFTPGWTAYQDHLQYFVYDVSNLLTPGANAIGAVLGDGWYRGYLAWEDNRNVYGEKLGLLAQLVVTYTDGSQQIIGTDASWKAQNNSAIRMADLYNGETYDARMEIPNWSKPGFDDKGWWAVNVVSFPKNNLIAPQGPPVRRIQELKPQKIITTPQGDKVIDFGQNITGWIRFKVTGPAGTTVTIQHAEVLDKKGNFYTTNLRHAKCELNYTLKGVGEETFEPHFTFMGFRYIKIINYPGNLSAENFTAVVIHSDIKKTGDFTCSNPLLNQLQSNIQWGQRGNFLDVPTDCPQRDERLGWTGDAQAFSRTAAYNYQVAGFFNKWLNDLIADQGENGGVPHVIPDVLQRKEKKNITGSSGWGDVCTIAPWNLYQVYGDQRLLERQYNSMEKWVAWITTKAPDGLWKGGPHFGDWLFYQAQISNPTEKSGYTDPDYIATAFYANSVEILRKTAQVLGKKTDEAKYAALFDKIKKAFNHEYVAASGRTISDSQTSYVLGLNFNLFEEKNRAAATAQLVRDIKSRGNHLSTGFLGTPHLCHVLSDNGHTDVAYDLLFQESYPSWLYPVKMGATTIWERWDGIKPDSSFQDAGMNSFNHYAYGAIGDWMYRVTAGLEIGQVAYKHILIQPQPTPKLSFAKASFQSSYGEIVSGWERQGEKIKLTVKIPANTTATVTLPTKDASAVREGGNPVANAKNSAKGVVVEVGSGEYVFEF
- a CDS encoding trimeric intracellular cation channel family protein; amino-acid sequence: MDIIYFFELLGTFVFAISGMASAAEKKFDIFGGAIIGWATAVGGGTIRDVMIGRLPVGWMRDTNFLFAILAALPVVYFFRKTILRFPRTFLWFDSLGIGLFTVLGLERTLALGLDPAVAVVMGAVSATFGGVLRDLLCNEIPLLFQPKTELYVTVCLLGGLFYLFLGLFGLDYRWKMIITILVVFSLRQLAVSYQWRLPTIK